The Deinococcota bacterium genomic interval TCTGGGCGACGTGGTGTCCGCCCTGCCTCGAGGAACTGCCCCTCTTCCAGGAGCTGTCGGAGAGCCTGAATACCCCAGGCGACGAAGCCAACGTCGTCTTCTTGCTCCTCAACAACAACGAGAACCCCGAGTTGGCCAGAGGGTTTCTCGAGGCCGAGGGCATCCGCCTGCGAGCCGCGCTCGAGCCCGACGAGGCGCAAAGGGAGGCGTACGGCGATCTCGGCCGCACCCTCTCAGTGCTGCGCGACTACCGCGTCCGCGGCATGCCTACCACCTTTTTTATCGACGCTGACGGGATCATCCGCGGCATCAAGCAGGGGCTG includes:
- a CDS encoding TlpA family protein disulfide reductase codes for the protein MNRVFRNAFAHALAALLISLLSLAGAQRVGEAAPDFRLVDAEGRLVRLADFRGRPVVLNFWATWCPPCLEELPLFQELSESLNTPGDEANVVFLLLNNNENPELARGFLEAEGIRLRAALEPDEAQREAYGDLGRTLSVLRDYRVRGMPTTFFIDADGIIRGIKQGLISPGEASELLATIGLDWQP